Proteins from one Candidatus Binatota bacterium genomic window:
- a CDS encoding histidine--tRNA ligase yields the protein MKLAAVKGFRDIQAGEVLARRAVLEASCEVLENYGFQELELPLLEKVELFKRTVGDTSDIVEKEMYTFEDRDGSTLALRPEGTASLVRAYLAAGMARSQPEGRFYYRGPMFRRERPQKGRFRQFSQIGAEMLGRSDPAADAEAVTLVADICEAVGLREYRVELNSLGDEACRPAYRKALAAWGEERIDSLCDDCRSRLKRNPLRLLDCKVEACKEAMQGAPMMVDSLCDDCESHHGRVKELLAESGVEVTANPRMVRGLDYYCRTAFEVTAAGLGSQDAVGGGGRYDGLAASLGGPDIAGVGFAFGLERMVLAAAGQEPGAPPVDIVVAPLEERALGAVLGLARRLRRAGKRVEVESPSRSLKAQMKRADRSGAACVLLVGEAELEAGKATLRDMVNKADHAQLIEIDGDAEQMIKCIGEAVKSGA from the coding sequence ATGAAACTGGCAGCAGTCAAGGGATTTCGCGACATTCAGGCTGGCGAAGTGCTGGCGCGACGAGCTGTGCTCGAAGCAAGCTGTGAGGTCCTCGAAAACTACGGCTTCCAGGAACTCGAACTGCCACTGCTCGAAAAGGTCGAGCTCTTCAAGCGGACCGTGGGCGACACTTCCGACATAGTCGAAAAAGAAATGTATACCTTCGAGGATCGAGACGGCTCCACGCTGGCGTTGAGACCCGAGGGAACCGCTTCGCTGGTGCGCGCCTACCTGGCCGCCGGCATGGCTCGATCGCAGCCCGAGGGTCGGTTCTACTACCGGGGGCCCATGTTCAGGAGGGAACGCCCTCAGAAGGGGCGCTTTCGTCAGTTCAGCCAGATCGGAGCCGAAATGCTTGGTCGCAGCGACCCCGCGGCCGATGCCGAGGCCGTGACGCTGGTGGCCGACATCTGCGAAGCCGTCGGCTTGAGGGAGTACCGTGTCGAGCTCAACAGCCTGGGCGACGAGGCTTGCCGCCCCGCTTACAGGAAGGCACTTGCGGCCTGGGGCGAGGAACGAATAGATTCGCTGTGCGACGACTGTCGCTCGCGCTTGAAGCGTAACCCGCTGCGCCTGCTCGATTGCAAGGTCGAGGCTTGCAAGGAGGCGATGCAGGGAGCGCCGATGATGGTGGACTCTCTGTGCGATGACTGTGAGAGCCACCACGGCAGGGTCAAGGAGCTCCTGGCCGAGTCGGGGGTCGAGGTCACCGCCAATCCCCGCATGGTACGCGGCCTGGACTACTATTGTCGCACAGCATTCGAAGTGACGGCAGCCGGCCTGGGTTCGCAGGACGCCGTGGGCGGGGGCGGTCGCTATGATGGCCTGGCCGCTTCGCTGGGCGGGCCCGATATCGCCGGTGTCGGCTTCGCTTTCGGGCTGGAGCGCATGGTGCTGGCGGCGGCAGGCCAGGAGCCCGGCGCGCCGCCTGTCGATATAGTGGTTGCCCCACTCGAAGAGCGTGCCCTGGGCGCGGTGCTGGGCCTGGCCCGACGCCTGAGGCGGGCCGGCAAGCGCGTGGAAGTCGAAAGTCCTTCGCGCAGTCTCAAGGCACAGATGAAGCGGGCCGACCGTTCGGGGGCAGCCTGCGTGTTGCTGGTCGGCGAGGCTGAGCTGGAAGCCGGTAAGGCTACGCTGCGCGACATGGTTAACAAGGCCGATCACGCGCAGCTTATCGAGATTGATGGCGACGCGGAACAGATGATCAAGTGCATAGGGGAGGCGGTAAAAAGTGGAGCGTAG